One Triticum dicoccoides isolate Atlit2015 ecotype Zavitan chromosome 5B, WEW_v2.0, whole genome shotgun sequence genomic window carries:
- the LOC119308917 gene encoding serine/threonine-protein phosphatase 7 long form homolog translates to MAGERWYDGLHKGYDKDHRARDIENNGELTPMRMRGYSAHDWSCDERYEPYFERLGLLPFMLQFKRHAPSINHAAMTALIDRWRPETHSFHLSCGEMTVTLEDMAMISGLPINGEALTGNSWGSGALAYLYRQLDEACRRKKGTSGMGGFVWCLQVWMWERMPVGRPEKNKTPPEGWVAHDGRYGEHPWRFPTIAYCWEMANVYTGSSVARYKCYINELDMLTHKQVDWEPYDADYAFRLNEMCTRDRNIWRARCPLICFYAVEWHYPYRVARQFGRRQGTPRDESFETSQFLHRISRKNNPETSTWAIKHSEWISLWNQRVALVEKERRQHSDSVYEEHLKWLARRYRLKLKPGWNRSELEELDRESGYMDFNVQTRDNEGTQLDYAQLHDRVGMELLHCVNEAGVALGEDEGSGSSEKSLRKTMKSFVSRFHKMAAMLSCHGSKAVLTAGASTSRDNRRCLRLVLQQEQQEEQLQEEPEQEEAQQDEEEYNQDEEEVLGMSQMDDAPEPSQPTQRTPRSKRGRKK, encoded by the exons ATGGCGGGGGAACGGTGGTACGACGGTCTTCATAAAGGGTACGACAAAGACCATCGTGCGCGGGACATTGAGAATAACGGG GAACTAACACCTATGCGCATGAGGGGTTATAGTGCCCACGACTGGTCGTGCGACGAGCGGTATGAGCCTTACTTCGAGAGATTGGGCCTTCTCCCGTTCATGCTTCAGTTCAAGCGACACGCTCCATCGATCAACCATGCGGCGATGACCGCACTTATTGACCGTTGGAGGCCAGAGACACACTCGTTCCACTTGTCATGTGGAGAGATGACCGTGACCTTGGAGGACATGGCGATGATCAGTGGCCTTCCAATCAATGGAGAAGCTTTGACCGGCAACAGTTGGGGTTCAGGAGCACTAGCATACTTATATCGTCAG CTCGACGAGGCATGTCGTAGGAAGAAGGGCACATCTGGTATGGGTGGCTTTGTTTGGTGCCTTCAGGTTTGGATGTGGGAGCGGATGCCCGTTGGACGCCCCGAGAAAAACAAGACACCTCCTGAAGGATGGGTCGCACATGACGGGAGGTATGGAGAACATCCTTGGCGGTTTCCGACCATCGCCTACTGTTGGGAGATGGCGAATGTGTACACAGGCAGCTCGGTTGCGCGATACAAATGCTACATCAACGAGCTGGATATGTTGACTCATAAGCAG GTCGATTGGGAACCATATGATGCCGATTATGCTTTCCGGCTGAACGAGATGTGCACACGTGACAGGAATATTTGGCGCGCGAGATGCCCACTGATATGCTTCTATGCTGTCGAGTGGCACTACCCATACCGTGTCGCAAGACAATTTGGGAGAAGGCAAGGGACACCAAGGGATGAGAGTTTCGAGACAAGCCAATTTCTGCATCG AATTAGTCGAAAGAATAACCCGGAAACTTCGACTTGGGCCATCAAGCACTCCGAGTGGATAAGTCTGTGGAATCAAAGAGTGGCCCTAGTGGAGAAGGAAAGAAGACAACATAGTGATTCAGTATACGAAGAGCACCTGAAGTGGCTTGCGAGACGCTATCGGTTGAAGCTAAAGCCCGGTTGGAACCGTTCGGAATTGGAAGAGTTGGATCGTGAGAGCGGGTATATGGACTTCAATGTACAAACGAGAGACAACGAAGGGACACAACTTGACTATGCACAACTACACGACCGAGTG GGCATGGAGTTATTGCATTGTGTTAACGAGGCTGGTGTAGCACTTGGTGAAGATGAGGGAAGTGGATCATCTGAGAAATCTCTTAGGAAAACAATGAAG AGTTTCGTGAGTCGATTCCACAAGATGGCAGCTATGCTCTCTTGCCATGGAAGTAAAGCCGTCCTCACGGCTGGAGCTTCTACTAGCCGGGACAATAGACGTTGTCTTCGTCTTGTCTTGCAACAGGAACAACAAGAGGAGCAACTGCAAGAAGAGCCAGAGCAAGAGGAGGCGCAGCAagatgaagaggagtacaatcaagaCGAAGAGGAGGTGCTAGGGATGTCCCAAATGGATGATGCGCCTGAGCCATCACAGCCCACACAACGCACGCCGCGCAGCAAAAGAGGAAGGAAGAAGTGA